From Actinoplanes oblitus, a single genomic window includes:
- a CDS encoding sugar phosphate isomerase/epimerase family protein, translating into MTRPITLFTGQWADLPFEKVCELASGWGYDGLEIACWGDHLDVARGATDDSYVSSRKAILDKYGLKVFAISNHLTGQAVCDDPIDHRHRDILPAAVWGDGDPAGVRDRAAQALKDTARTAARLGVDTVVGFTGSAIWKYVAMFPPVSQDVIDAGYQDFADRWNPILDVFDEVGVRFAHEVHPSEIAYDYWTTRRALDAIGHRPAFGLNWDPSHFIWQDLDPADFILEFADRIYHVDCKDVKLAVGNGRNGRLGSHLAWADLRRGWDFVSTGHGDVPWERCFRALNAIGYHGPISVEWEDAGMDRLVGAPEALAFVRDRLFDAPSAAFDAAFSSR; encoded by the coding sequence ATGACCCGACCGATCACACTGTTCACCGGGCAGTGGGCGGACCTGCCCTTCGAAAAGGTCTGCGAACTGGCCTCCGGCTGGGGCTATGACGGCCTGGAGATCGCCTGCTGGGGTGATCACCTGGACGTCGCGCGGGGCGCCACCGACGACTCGTACGTGTCCTCCCGAAAAGCGATCCTGGACAAGTACGGCCTGAAGGTCTTCGCCATCTCCAACCACCTGACCGGCCAGGCGGTCTGCGACGACCCGATCGACCACCGCCACCGGGACATCCTGCCGGCCGCGGTGTGGGGCGACGGCGACCCGGCCGGCGTCCGGGACCGCGCGGCCCAGGCGCTGAAGGACACCGCGCGCACCGCCGCCCGGCTCGGCGTCGACACTGTCGTCGGGTTCACCGGCTCGGCGATCTGGAAATACGTGGCGATGTTCCCGCCGGTGTCCCAGGACGTCATCGACGCCGGGTACCAGGACTTCGCCGACCGGTGGAACCCGATCCTGGACGTGTTCGACGAGGTGGGGGTCCGGTTCGCGCACGAGGTGCACCCCAGTGAGATCGCCTACGACTACTGGACGACGCGGCGCGCCCTGGACGCGATCGGGCACCGGCCGGCGTTCGGGCTGAACTGGGACCCGTCGCACTTCATCTGGCAGGACCTGGACCCGGCGGACTTCATCCTGGAGTTCGCCGACCGGATCTACCACGTGGACTGCAAGGACGTGAAGCTCGCCGTCGGCAACGGGCGCAACGGGCGGCTCGGATCACACCTGGCCTGGGCCGACCTGCGGCGCGGCTGGGACTTCGTGTCCACCGGGCACGGGGACGTGCCGTGGGAGCGATGCTTCCGGGCCCTGAACGCGATCGGCTACCACGGGCCGATCTCGGTGGAGTGGGAGGACGCCGGGATGGACCGGCTGGTCGGGGCTCCGGAGGCGTTGGCGTTCGTCCGCGACCGGTTGTTCGACGCACCGTCGGCGGCGTTCGACGCGGCCTTCAGCAGCCGGTGA
- a CDS encoding Gfo/Idh/MocA family protein: MSQPLRVGMVGYAFMGAAHSQAWRTVNHVYDLPAPVEMRVVSGRTEASVAAAAARLGWAGHTDDWRTLLTRDDVDLIDICTPGDTHAEIAIAALAAGKHVLCEKPLANSVAEARKMAAAAAAAQQSGVRAMCGFNYRRVPAVALMRQMIAEGRLGTIRHVRAHYLQDWIVDPSYPLVWRLRREVAGSGALGDLGAHLVDLTQYVTGRSITEVSALTSTFVKSRPLPSASAGLSATGSAEYGEVTVDDAALFLARLGEGIVATYEATRFATGRKNGLRVEINGSLGTLVFDFERMNELQFYSRDIPETEQGFTRILVTEPSHPYLSAWWPPGHLIGYEHTFTHQAHDLIQAIAAGRDPAPSFRDALQVQLVLDAVSRSAETCTWTAVEPVSV; the protein is encoded by the coding sequence ATGTCGCAACCGCTGCGCGTCGGCATGGTCGGCTACGCGTTCATGGGGGCCGCGCACTCGCAGGCGTGGCGCACTGTCAACCACGTCTACGACCTGCCGGCCCCGGTCGAGATGCGGGTGGTCAGCGGCCGCACCGAGGCGTCGGTGGCAGCCGCGGCCGCCCGGCTCGGCTGGGCCGGGCACACCGACGACTGGCGCACGCTGCTCACCCGCGACGACGTCGACCTGATCGACATCTGCACGCCGGGCGACACGCACGCCGAGATCGCCATCGCCGCGCTGGCCGCGGGCAAACACGTCCTCTGCGAGAAACCCCTGGCCAATTCGGTGGCCGAGGCCCGCAAGATGGCCGCGGCCGCGGCGGCGGCACAACAATCCGGGGTACGCGCGATGTGCGGCTTCAACTACCGCCGGGTGCCCGCCGTCGCCCTGATGCGGCAGATGATCGCCGAGGGCCGGCTCGGCACCATCCGGCACGTACGCGCCCACTACCTGCAGGACTGGATCGTGGACCCGTCGTACCCGCTGGTCTGGCGCCTGCGGCGGGAGGTCGCCGGGTCCGGGGCCCTCGGCGACCTCGGCGCGCACCTCGTCGACCTGACCCAGTACGTCACCGGCCGGTCGATCACCGAGGTCAGCGCGCTGACGTCGACGTTCGTCAAGTCCCGTCCGCTGCCGTCCGCCTCGGCCGGGCTGTCCGCCACCGGCTCCGCCGAGTACGGCGAGGTCACCGTGGACGACGCGGCGCTGTTCCTGGCCCGGCTCGGCGAGGGCATCGTGGCGACGTACGAGGCCACCCGATTCGCGACCGGACGCAAGAACGGCCTGCGCGTGGAGATCAACGGGTCGCTCGGCACGCTGGTGTTCGACTTCGAGCGGATGAACGAGCTGCAGTTCTACAGCCGGGACATACCGGAGACCGAGCAGGGCTTCACCCGCATCCTGGTCACCGAGCCGTCGCATCCGTACCTGTCGGCCTGGTGGCCGCCCGGGCACCTGATCGGCTACGAGCACACCTTCACCCACCAGGCCCACGACCTGATCCAGGCGATCGCCGCCGGACGGGATCCGGCGCCGTCGTTCCGCGACGCCCTGCAGGTGCAACTGGTCCTCGACGCGGTCTCCCGCTCCGCCGAGACCTGCACGTGGACCGCTGTCGAACCCGTCTCCGTCTGA
- the chvE gene encoding multiple monosaccharide ABC transporter substrate-binding protein codes for MRRFVVATMVLALLTGCSGTAEPAVEQPDRGTIGIAMPTTTSIRWVGDGESIVRQFQLLGYKTDLQYAEDDVNRQIDQITSMIDGKVRALVVGAIDGTALKNVLADAATAKIPVISYDRLIRDTPDITYYATFDNYKVGVLQATTIIKALRLDSTGGSDNIELFAGSADDNNATFFFNGAMSLLRPYLRSGRLRVVSGETAFATVATQRWDNAVAKKRMKRLLAGPLRGKRVDAVLCPNDGIARAALEALQEDGYRKLPVITGQDAELESAKLIAAGKQTETVYKDTRELAKVAVQMTNSLLLGGVPEVNDEKQYDNGVKVVPTFLLQPVNVDRTNYRRVLIDGGYYTADQLAG; via the coding sequence GTGCGCCGGTTCGTGGTCGCGACGATGGTGCTCGCCCTGTTGACCGGCTGCTCCGGCACCGCGGAACCGGCAGTCGAGCAACCGGATCGCGGCACCATCGGGATCGCCATGCCGACCACCACGTCGATCCGCTGGGTCGGCGACGGGGAGAGCATCGTCCGGCAGTTCCAGCTGCTCGGATACAAGACCGACCTGCAGTACGCCGAGGACGACGTCAACCGGCAGATCGACCAGATCACCAGCATGATCGACGGCAAGGTCCGGGCGCTGGTGGTCGGCGCCATCGACGGCACCGCGCTCAAGAACGTGCTGGCCGACGCGGCCACCGCGAAGATCCCGGTGATCTCCTACGACCGGTTGATCCGCGACACGCCGGACATCACGTACTACGCCACCTTCGACAACTACAAGGTCGGCGTGCTGCAGGCCACCACGATCATCAAGGCGCTGCGGCTCGACAGCACCGGCGGCAGCGACAACATCGAGCTGTTCGCCGGGTCGGCCGACGACAACAACGCCACGTTCTTCTTCAACGGGGCGATGAGCCTGCTGCGGCCGTACCTGAGATCCGGCCGGCTGCGGGTGGTCAGCGGCGAGACCGCGTTCGCCACCGTCGCCACCCAGCGCTGGGACAACGCGGTCGCCAAGAAGCGGATGAAACGCCTGCTCGCCGGACCGCTGCGGGGCAAACGGGTGGACGCGGTCCTCTGCCCGAACGACGGCATCGCCCGCGCCGCCCTGGAAGCACTCCAGGAGGACGGCTACCGCAAACTGCCCGTCATCACCGGCCAGGACGCCGAACTCGAGTCGGCCAAGCTCATCGCGGCCGGCAAACAGACCGAGACCGTCTACAAGGACACCCGCGAACTCGCCAAGGTCGCCGTCCAGATGACCAACTCGCTGCTGCTCGGCGGCGTCCCCGAGGTCAACGACGAGAAACAGTACGACAACGGCGTCAAGGTCGTCCCCACCTTCCTGCTGCAGCCGGTGAACGTCGACCGCACCAACTACCGGCGGGTACTCATCGACGGCGGCTACTACACCGCCGACCAGTTGGCCGGGTGA
- a CDS encoding sugar ABC transporter ATP-binding protein, translated as MSPVLALTDVVKTFPGVRALDGVHLDVEAGEVHCLLGQNGAGKSTLIKTLAGVHHADSGEILWQGEPFAPASPQAAMRAGIATIYQELDLVDELSVAENVFLGHEPSRFGFTRRRTGFERTRAILAELGHPEIPPRRLVRHLPSAGKQIVSMARALSHDAKLIVMDEPSAVLAHDEVANLFRIIRKLTARGIAVVYISHRLAEIREIGDRVTVLKDGRTTAAGLPADTPTKVLVGKMTGRAFEYVFPPRVPADDTAEPLLRVERLSRAGEFADVSLTVRPGEIVGIAGLVGSGRSELLETIFGARIPDGGTVTLDGHRITGVGAAVRHGMGMAPEERKSQALLLDEPVFKNMTLASFAGFAHAGFTAAGDERAAALRTADALELRPRDVDRPARTLSGGNQQKVVVGRWLLGHTRLLLLDEPTRGVDVGARAELYQVIHGLAADGVGVLLVSSEVPEVLGLADRVLVMREGRLIREAAAGELDEDAVLDLVMAGSLMEGEAA; from the coding sequence ATGAGCCCGGTGCTGGCCCTGACCGACGTGGTCAAGACGTTCCCCGGGGTACGCGCCCTCGACGGCGTGCACCTGGACGTCGAGGCCGGCGAGGTGCACTGCCTGCTCGGCCAGAACGGCGCCGGCAAATCCACCCTGATCAAGACGCTCGCCGGGGTGCACCACGCCGACTCCGGCGAGATCCTCTGGCAGGGCGAGCCGTTCGCGCCGGCCAGCCCCCAGGCCGCGATGCGCGCCGGGATCGCCACCATCTACCAGGAACTCGACCTGGTCGACGAGCTGAGCGTCGCCGAGAACGTCTTCCTCGGCCACGAGCCCAGCCGGTTCGGGTTCACCCGCCGCCGGACCGGCTTCGAGCGCACCCGGGCGATCCTGGCGGAGCTCGGCCATCCGGAGATCCCGCCCCGCCGCCTGGTCCGGCACCTGCCCTCGGCCGGCAAGCAGATCGTCAGCATGGCCCGCGCCCTGTCGCACGACGCCAAGCTGATCGTGATGGACGAGCCCAGCGCGGTGCTGGCCCACGACGAGGTCGCCAACCTGTTCCGGATCATCCGGAAACTGACCGCCCGCGGCATCGCCGTCGTCTACATCTCGCACCGGCTCGCCGAGATCCGCGAGATCGGCGACCGGGTCACCGTGCTCAAGGACGGCCGCACCACCGCCGCCGGCCTGCCCGCCGACACCCCGACCAAGGTGCTGGTCGGCAAGATGACGGGCCGGGCTTTCGAGTACGTCTTCCCGCCCCGCGTGCCGGCCGACGACACCGCCGAGCCGCTGCTGCGCGTCGAACGCCTCAGCCGGGCCGGCGAGTTCGCCGACGTCAGCCTCACCGTGCGGCCCGGCGAGATCGTCGGGATCGCCGGGCTGGTCGGCTCCGGCCGCTCGGAGCTGCTGGAGACCATCTTCGGCGCCCGGATCCCGGACGGCGGCACCGTCACCCTCGACGGTCACCGGATCACCGGGGTCGGCGCGGCGGTGCGGCACGGCATGGGGATGGCCCCGGAGGAACGCAAGAGCCAGGCCCTGCTGCTCGACGAGCCGGTCTTCAAGAACATGACCCTCGCGTCGTTCGCCGGGTTCGCGCACGCCGGGTTCACCGCCGCCGGCGACGAGCGCGCCGCCGCCCTGCGCACCGCCGACGCGCTGGAGTTGCGGCCGCGCGACGTGGACCGGCCGGCCCGCACCCTGTCCGGCGGCAACCAGCAGAAGGTGGTGGTCGGCCGCTGGCTGCTCGGGCACACCCGGCTGCTGCTGCTCGACGAGCCCACCCGCGGCGTCGACGTCGGCGCCCGCGCCGAGCTCTACCAGGTCATCCACGGCCTGGCCGCGGACGGGGTCGGGGTGCTGCTGGTCTCCAGCGAGGTGCCCGAGGTGCTTGGCCTGGCCGACCGGGTGCTGGTGATGCGCGAAGGCCGGCTGATCCGCGAGGCGGCGGCCGGCGAACTGGACGAGGACGCCGTGCTCGACCTCGTGATGGCGGGGTCGCTGATGGAGGGAGAAGCCGCGTGA
- a CDS encoding methyl-accepting chemotaxis protein: MIQRFLDLSVRTKLTVLVAASLVALAVCLGVTVVNDRAAAGTAADLENLNTASALVLQLDREASELRANGIQAIVRNDPAKQADLLQDRITSADALLTRLEAIDLPSGLDAAVGRIKDVTADYTSTLKRFVDSAAADQAGARLAWEQVGVDNYLISAVLANERALFLDTVARANASAEHRRATAERILWLAVTVAAVAVIVLARLVVLSITRPLQRVRGALQAMAGGDLTVAADVRGQDEVGQMARALDEAQANTRRVVSSVAGSAQAVAAAAEQLTATASTMSRSAEQAADQARTAAEAADGVNLNVSNVAEGTETLGASIRDIAHNATEAARVAEQAVTVAGATTAQVGKLGESSAEIATVIKVITAIAEQTNLLALNATIEAARAGELGKGFAVVAGEVKELAQETARATDDISRRVQAIQADTAGAVTAIGEITSVIAHINDYQATIASAVAEQTATTEQMSHNVTLAASGAGDIAANITGLATATQVSTEGIAQSQQAVTELSMMANNLQALVSHFRY; encoded by the coding sequence ATGATCCAGCGCTTCCTCGACCTGTCGGTCCGCACCAAACTCACCGTGCTTGTCGCCGCCAGCCTGGTCGCGCTCGCCGTCTGCCTCGGGGTCACCGTCGTCAACGACCGGGCCGCCGCCGGCACCGCCGCCGACCTGGAGAACCTCAACACCGCCAGCGCCCTGGTGCTGCAACTCGACCGGGAGGCCAGCGAGCTGCGGGCCAACGGCATCCAGGCGATCGTCCGCAACGACCCGGCCAAGCAGGCGGACCTGCTGCAGGACCGGATCACCTCCGCGGACGCCCTGCTCACCCGCCTCGAAGCGATCGACCTGCCCAGCGGCCTGGACGCCGCGGTCGGCCGGATCAAGGACGTGACCGCCGACTACACCAGCACCCTCAAGCGCTTCGTCGACTCGGCGGCCGCCGACCAGGCCGGCGCCCGGCTCGCCTGGGAACAGGTAGGCGTCGACAACTACCTGATCAGCGCGGTGCTGGCCAACGAGCGGGCACTGTTCCTCGACACCGTCGCCCGGGCCAACGCCAGCGCCGAACACCGCCGCGCCACCGCCGAACGCATCCTCTGGCTGGCCGTCACGGTCGCCGCGGTCGCCGTCATCGTGCTGGCCCGGCTCGTCGTACTGTCGATCACCCGGCCGCTGCAGCGCGTCCGCGGCGCCCTGCAAGCCATGGCCGGCGGTGACCTGACCGTCGCCGCCGACGTGCGCGGGCAGGACGAGGTCGGCCAGATGGCACGCGCCCTCGACGAGGCCCAGGCCAACACCCGGCGGGTGGTCTCCTCGGTGGCCGGCTCCGCCCAGGCCGTCGCGGCCGCCGCCGAGCAGCTCACCGCCACCGCCAGCACCATGTCACGCTCCGCGGAACAGGCCGCCGACCAGGCCCGCACCGCCGCCGAAGCCGCCGACGGCGTCAACCTCAACGTCTCCAACGTCGCCGAGGGCACCGAGACGCTGGGCGCCTCCATCCGCGACATCGCGCACAACGCCACCGAGGCGGCCCGCGTCGCCGAACAGGCGGTCACCGTCGCCGGCGCCACCACCGCCCAGGTCGGCAAGCTCGGCGAATCGTCCGCCGAGATCGCCACCGTGATCAAGGTGATCACCGCGATCGCCGAGCAGACCAACCTGCTCGCGCTCAACGCCACCATCGAGGCCGCCCGCGCCGGCGAACTCGGCAAGGGCTTCGCCGTCGTCGCCGGGGAGGTCAAGGAACTCGCCCAGGAGACCGCCCGCGCCACCGACGACATCTCCCGCCGCGTCCAGGCCATCCAGGCCGACACCGCCGGTGCCGTCACCGCCATCGGCGAGATCACGTCGGTCATCGCGCACATCAACGACTACCAGGCCACCATCGCCTCCGCCGTCGCCGAACAGACCGCCACCACCGAACAGATGAGCCACAACGTGACCCTGGCCGCCTCCGGCGCCGGCGACATCGCCGCCAACATCACCGGCCTGGCCACCGCCACCCAGGTCAGCACCGAGGGCATCGCCCAGTCCCAGCAAGCCGTCACCGAACTCAGCATGATGGCCAACAACTTGCAGGCCCTGGTCAGCCACTTCCGCTACTGA
- a CDS encoding ABC transporter permease has protein sequence MIAETALPEVNKSHRYDDGVLRNLGLVGVLVLLVIIGIVTRPELYSDPTWVKNNILTILQQASAIGVVTVGMTFVIIGGGIDLSVGAIIALAGVWATTLATQSYGAAGMIFTALVVGIAVGLVNGVLIAYGKLVPFIATLAMLVSARGLAAQISGKQTQVSANSTINGIASTKLLGIPLLIWILAVVVAAGWVLLNRTTFGRRTVAVGGNPEAARLAGINVKRHTLLLYVLSGLCCGIAAIMLTSQATSAQAAMANLYELDAIAAAIIGGTLLSGGRGTIVGALFGVLVFSTITNLFAINNLATEVQNMVKGGIIVAAVLLQQFRYRSLTNLLRRRNDPDKPSEHPSR, from the coding sequence GTGATCGCCGAGACGGCGCTTCCCGAAGTGAACAAGTCCCACAGATACGACGACGGGGTGCTGCGCAACCTGGGCCTGGTCGGGGTGCTGGTCCTCCTGGTGATCATCGGGATCGTCACCAGGCCGGAGCTGTACTCCGACCCCACCTGGGTGAAGAACAACATCCTCACCATCCTGCAACAGGCGTCAGCCATCGGCGTGGTCACCGTCGGCATGACCTTCGTGATCATCGGCGGCGGGATCGACCTCTCGGTCGGGGCGATCATCGCCCTGGCCGGCGTCTGGGCCACCACGCTCGCGACGCAGAGCTACGGCGCCGCCGGGATGATCTTCACGGCGCTGGTGGTCGGCATCGCCGTCGGGCTGGTCAACGGGGTGCTCATCGCGTACGGGAAACTGGTGCCCTTCATCGCGACCCTCGCGATGCTGGTGTCGGCGCGCGGCCTGGCCGCGCAGATCTCCGGCAAGCAGACCCAGGTCTCCGCGAACAGCACGATCAACGGCATCGCCAGCACGAAACTGCTCGGCATCCCGCTGCTGATCTGGATCCTGGCGGTGGTGGTCGCGGCCGGCTGGGTGCTGCTCAACCGCACCACCTTCGGCCGGCGCACGGTAGCCGTCGGCGGCAACCCGGAGGCGGCCCGGCTGGCCGGGATCAACGTCAAACGGCACACCCTGCTGCTCTACGTGCTCTCCGGGCTGTGCTGCGGGATCGCCGCGATCATGCTGACCTCGCAGGCCACCAGCGCCCAGGCGGCGATGGCCAACCTCTACGAACTCGACGCGATCGCCGCGGCGATCATCGGCGGCACGCTGCTCTCCGGCGGCCGCGGCACCATCGTCGGCGCCCTGTTCGGGGTGCTGGTCTTCTCCACCATCACCAACCTGTTCGCGATCAACAACCTCGCCACCGAGGTCCAGAACATGGTCAAGGGCGGCATCATCGTGGCCGCCGTGCTCCTGCAGCAGTTCCGGTACCGCTCGCTCACCAACCTCCTCAGGAGGAGAAATGATCCAGATAAGCCGTCGGAACATCCTTCTCGGTAG
- a CDS encoding substrate-binding domain-containing protein, with translation MIQISRRNILLGSAAAGTGLALSACTSNDPAGTAQVKTDTSGNANAAAGQQVVIGFSAPAADHGWIAAITNNAKAQAKQYADVELRTVEAGTDAAAQRAALATLIAQKPTVIVMLPHDGKELNATGLEAMRAGIPVVNLDRAFPSAAAYRLQIKGDNYGMGLAAGKYIGDQLKAKGVSNPIIGEIPGIDSLELTQERTAGFNAALAVYGFKVANRRPAEFTADSGQAAATALLQALPKMDALWNHDDDQGIGVLAAIKQANRGEFFMVGGAGSKAAIDGITKDDTVLKATVTYSPSMASSAISLARLIGQGKGLSDLVELQVPKEITLASETITKDNASKYAPLGF, from the coding sequence ATGATCCAGATAAGCCGTCGGAACATCCTTCTCGGTAGCGCGGCGGCCGGCACCGGCCTCGCGCTCAGCGCCTGCACCAGCAACGACCCGGCCGGCACCGCCCAGGTCAAGACCGACACCAGCGGCAACGCCAACGCCGCCGCCGGGCAGCAGGTCGTCATCGGATTCTCCGCCCCGGCCGCCGACCACGGCTGGATCGCGGCGATCACCAACAACGCCAAGGCACAGGCCAAGCAGTACGCCGACGTCGAACTGCGCACCGTCGAGGCGGGCACCGACGCGGCCGCCCAGCGCGCCGCCCTGGCCACCCTGATCGCCCAGAAACCCACCGTCATCGTGATGCTGCCGCACGACGGCAAGGAGCTGAACGCCACCGGCCTGGAGGCGATGCGGGCCGGCATCCCGGTGGTCAACCTGGACCGGGCGTTCCCGTCGGCGGCCGCCTACCGGCTGCAGATCAAGGGCGACAACTACGGCATGGGCCTGGCCGCCGGCAAATACATCGGTGACCAGCTCAAGGCCAAGGGCGTCAGCAACCCGATCATCGGCGAGATCCCCGGCATCGACTCCCTGGAACTGACCCAGGAACGCACCGCCGGGTTCAACGCCGCGCTCGCCGTGTACGGCTTCAAGGTCGCCAACCGGCGCCCGGCCGAGTTCACCGCCGACTCCGGGCAGGCCGCCGCGACCGCCCTGCTGCAGGCGCTGCCCAAGATGGACGCCCTCTGGAACCACGACGACGACCAGGGCATCGGCGTGCTCGCCGCGATCAAGCAGGCCAACCGCGGCGAGTTCTTCATGGTCGGCGGCGCCGGCTCGAAAGCCGCCATCGACGGCATCACCAAGGACGACACCGTGCTCAAGGCAACCGTCACCTACAGCCCGTCGATGGCCTCCTCGGCGATCAGCCTGGCCCGGCTGATCGGCCAGGGCAAGGGCCTGTCCGACCTGGTGGAGCTGCAGGTGCCCAAGGAGATCACGCTCGCCTCCGAGACGATCACCAAGGACAACGCGTCGAAGTACGCGCCGCTCGGCTTCTAG
- a CDS encoding Hsp70 family protein, whose translation MQTAPRLAIDYGTACTRAVLAWPGRPWHPLVIEGTVEPSSAVHVARDGTITAGAGAWRLAADDPDGFVGAPLAEGTGTVRVRGRTVPIADLVAATLRLVAGEAIRIAGVLPADVRMSVPAGWDPARRTWLRQTAHQAGLGRPQLIEAPLAALLSTKADPPPASGPPASGSPLSGTTFALVCDVGATAEVSVVRADPQGAEVLATVSAPDAGGRAIDDRLVAMLLNTSAPDQTAGAGSGVEAVLRAASPATVAVLRTGKEAVSLQPAVTVPLPARGAAVVLSATLVEQAAEPVLRRLTELAAEALRAARLGAVDLAAVYAVGATAAMPAVSRVLERQLNVPVRTAAMPAAAVVLGVAEAAGAAAPVSEPAPKVPKLTALRALGLVAPGLASVGLFSHFVFTARGATASSWAELALAGVLGLVLCLAAGPWIGAALARDAGARGRWDAAGQISAGLLTADAFGVTVAALYAVAAGLYLVAPFGEPLQWSLLPVLPAALLAAAVAVLIRRRLSPPVIVEFPLVATLILSAGSVLFAVTAGETGAGPWVEMASRAGGALIGVGVAFLLFRIRVLQALAAVVLGVFGFFIADPRALGVFGVGVGIAVAVWWGQRLLALVRT comes from the coding sequence ATGCAGACCGCGCCGCGTTTGGCGATCGACTACGGAACCGCCTGCACCCGCGCGGTCCTGGCCTGGCCGGGACGCCCCTGGCACCCGCTGGTCATCGAGGGCACCGTGGAGCCGTCCAGCGCCGTGCACGTCGCCAGGGACGGGACGATCACGGCCGGCGCCGGGGCGTGGCGGCTGGCCGCCGACGATCCGGACGGGTTCGTCGGCGCGCCGCTCGCGGAGGGGACCGGCACGGTGCGGGTGCGCGGCCGTACCGTGCCGATCGCCGATCTCGTGGCCGCCACCCTGCGCCTGGTCGCCGGCGAGGCGATCCGGATCGCCGGCGTGCTGCCCGCCGACGTCCGGATGAGCGTGCCGGCCGGTTGGGATCCGGCCCGCCGGACCTGGCTGCGCCAGACCGCGCACCAGGCCGGGCTGGGCCGTCCGCAACTGATCGAGGCGCCACTCGCGGCGCTGCTGTCCACCAAGGCCGATCCGCCGCCCGCCTCCGGTCCGCCCGCCTCCGGATCGCCGCTTTCCGGTACGACGTTCGCGCTGGTCTGCGACGTCGGCGCGACGGCCGAGGTGAGCGTGGTCCGCGCCGATCCGCAGGGGGCTGAGGTGCTCGCCACGGTGTCGGCGCCGGATGCGGGCGGCCGGGCGATCGACGACCGGCTGGTCGCCATGCTGCTGAACACGTCCGCTCCTGATCAGACCGCCGGCGCCGGTTCCGGGGTCGAGGCGGTGCTGCGCGCGGCGTCGCCGGCGACCGTGGCGGTGTTGCGTACCGGGAAGGAGGCGGTCTCTCTGCAGCCTGCCGTGACCGTGCCGCTTCCCGCGCGTGGCGCGGCGGTCGTGCTGAGCGCGACCCTCGTCGAGCAGGCGGCCGAGCCGGTCCTGCGGCGTCTCACCGAGCTGGCCGCCGAGGCGTTGCGGGCCGCGCGGCTGGGTGCCGTGGACCTGGCCGCGGTCTACGCCGTCGGTGCCACGGCCGCGATGCCGGCGGTCTCCCGCGTGCTGGAGCGGCAGCTGAACGTGCCGGTGCGGACGGCGGCGATGCCGGCCGCCGCCGTGGTGCTCGGGGTCGCCGAGGCGGCGGGTGCGGCCGCGCCGGTCTCCGAGCCGGCCCCCAAGGTGCCGAAACTGACCGCGCTGCGGGCGCTGGGGCTGGTGGCGCCGGGCCTGGCGTCGGTGGGGCTGTTCAGTCATTTCGTGTTCACGGCGCGCGGCGCGACCGCGTCGAGCTGGGCCGAACTGGCCCTGGCCGGCGTGCTGGGGCTGGTGTTGTGCCTGGCCGCCGGCCCGTGGATCGGGGCGGCGCTGGCCCGCGACGCCGGGGCGCGTGGTCGCTGGGACGCCGCCGGGCAGATCTCCGCGGGGTTGCTGACCGCTGACGCGTTCGGGGTGACGGTGGCCGCGCTGTACGCGGTGGCGGCCGGGTTGTACCTGGTCGCGCCGTTCGGCGAGCCGTTGCAGTGGTCGCTGCTGCCGGTGCTGCCGGCGGCGTTGCTGGCGGCGGCCGTGGCGGTGCTGATCCGGCGCCGCCTGTCGCCTCCGGTGATCGTGGAGTTCCCGCTGGTGGCGACGCTGATCCTGAGCGCCGGGAGCGTGCTGTTCGCGGTGACCGCGGGGGAGACCGGCGCGGGGCCGTGGGTGGAGATGGCGAGCCGGGCCGGGGGCGCCCTGATCGGCGTCGGTGTGGCGTTCCTGCTGTTCCGGATCCGGGTGCTGCAGGCCCTGGCGGCGGTGGTGCTGGGCGTGTTCGGTTTCTTCATCGCCGATCCCCGGGCGCTCGGGGTGTTCGGGGTGGGCGTCGGCATCGCGGTGGCGGTGTGGTGGGGCCAGCGTCTGCTGGCGCTGGTCCGCACCTGA